DNA sequence from the Schistosoma mansoni, WGS project CABG00000000 data, supercontig 0563, strain Puerto Rico, whole genome shotgun sequence genome:
ACTTCATCCACAATCATTTTATTTAAGGAGAAGTACATCTATCGAATCATGTAATAATCGTCCTGTTAGAACAACAAATATCATATCGAAATTTCAGGCAATCAACGTTAGTATCAAGGATGTCTTCCGTTCAATCACTAGGAAACATCCATACACTCCGTTAGTTAACCACAATCTCTTCAGTTAGAATTCCCTCCAGATTAGTTCAGTAAGTATAGTTAGGCCACCTGACTCACTTGGGAACGTTTTTGGTGCAGTCTCGTTCTCAAATCTGGATGGTTCCCAAACAGAATCATAAATCAAGTCAATGGGAGAGACAATAGAAATAAATATGCAGACAATGACAGACTAGAAGTCGACAATAATCAGTCAAGCTCACGATGGACAAAACAAGCTGTTAGCCATGTGTAGAGAAATTCGAAAGCCTCACTTCCACCtggagtttgtgctgatgatgctgtccagaagaATTGGAGATaaaaaattcattattaaaccatccagttcagaaaACGAGACTCCAACAAAATCATCCACATGAATTTTAAACTTTGCATACTAGCTCACTCTTGTACTCTACTGGATCGACTGAGTACTAAAACCACGAAACACTATGCGGTTACGAAAATTTGATATGGATTTGAGAAAGTATTTTAATACTGAACTCTTAATTTTCACGAGCAGTGGTCTTAGAATCAACCGACTACATATTGCAGAAGTAGTTGTTCAACCTTCCAGTCTTCAAAATAACTCACTACCAAACAAGGTAAATGGCCTTCACACAGGCATTTATACATGACATAAATACGTTTGTCTTGATTTCAAGGAAACTAATAAAAATGCGATAATAAGTAGTGGGTAAGTCTGTTTAAGTATGAAGTCAGTTGAAGAGTCAACTGATTACTGTCACTTAATGACTTTAGACTTACATTCTCTATTTGACTACGATTAAGTATAAATCTTCCGACATATAGACTAAAAATATTGCTCAATGCTTGATTAAATGTTGACGGCATCGACAACAGCGAAAATTCATTTGGAATATGTGATTTCTATTATCATTACTCGTTCATCCCTATATGCTTAATAGATATACTTGTTATGGAGATTTTATACAATAGTGGAAACTTTTCAGAAGGCTACCACTAGAAACTGTAAAAAATCGTCGAACTCCATGTCAAGTTAAAAATCTCAAAAGGTGATTTGGACAAGTGACATGTCAATTGCGAAATGAATGGTACAAAATAACCAGTGAAGAATGTTGCGAAAATATGATCCTTGGCATCAACTACTGTCAATTGTTCCAAATGAAGACATATGAGAGATATTGAAGAACTTTAGTGACAATGAAATTTAGTTTCTTTCCCTTCCAAACTATCTTGATCTCGACCAGGTATGTAAAAGAAGATGAGGTCACTTGTTCGATGAAGAAATGGAGAAGATGATTGCTCTGAATTCCCAACAATCATAGTCCTGATCTGCATCGTAATTCTGTGTTCTGTGTAGTTCATACATAACAAGTGATGTGGATTGAAATGGCTCGTGACAGATACTCGCTCTAAAGTCTGCAACTCAACTACTCATCATGCTGCTCGTCCCAACCCAACTATGTGTATTTTGAGGATTGAGTATCGACAGTCAATGAATTCGCTAATGAAAACAAGAGATTTATTCGTCATTCGCTGTTCAATGATGGTTTGTGTTATAACGTATGACTCGTagtatatatgaacgtgcaattagagaggagtgaatttattgatcggacgcaaatgatgcataaaatcgtacgagcagtcttgattactactcggtcctgctatacgcctagcccagcccgttaagtccagaacacaaataacagcctcggcaatatgaatcattatttacaaacacactgggtttttatacagatcaaagtaatcaataaactgattataactcaggAATCGTATGATAGTAAGTCAAAGNNNNNNNNNNNNNNNNNNNNNNNNNNNNNNNNNNNNNNNNNNNNNNNNNNNNNNNNNNNNNNNNNNNNNNNNNNNNNNNNNNNNNNNNNNNNNNNNNNNNNNNNNNNNNNNNNNNNNNNNNNNNNNNNNNNNNNNNNNNNNNNNNNNNNNNNNNNNNNNNNNNNNNNNNNNNNNNNNNNNNNNNNNNNNNNNNNNNNNNNNNNNNNNNNNNNNNNNNNNNNNAGAAATTATTGACCATGACCTTAACCACCAACACGAAGCTTACAACCCTATTCACTGTTTCTTAAAATTATGGGAAGTTCAGTTCAAGGTTGTTGCCTGACTACTTATGAGATTATGTATTGTAAAACAAATTATCCGTAATGGATTTTGAGAGATAATTTGTCCTTTCAGtacaaaattattcaaattaattgCGTGTAAGACTTTCCGTTGTATGTATAATTACTGCAACAAATTATTGCTAATTAAACTTGAGAACATGTCAGTGTTCTAATAATCATATATCGGTCAGTATTGATTTCCAACATAATGAATTATTAATCCGTCAGAAGTATGAAATTTCATTTGTCAGGTAATTGATTATGCTGTTGTGATTAGATAATTGAATTATTGTAGTTGTTCGATATGATAAGGAAACCAATGTTTGGGTATTTCTTATAGAAATATACAACTGAATCGTTTAAACGATATCATGTGTATTTATGGAGCGAATTGACATGTTTGGTTTACTCGATTGTGAATATGACGTAATTCACTATTCAATGTTTCGCCTGAAAGCGTTTAGTTAGAATATGGGATTATTTGAACTTGAGATACGAGGCAATAACGTTTTTAAGCATGATTAGATTGAAAGCATTTGATGTACTGAGTGGGGATTTTCCTTCATTATATTTTAGTTGAATATTATTATAACTTGAANNNNNNNNNNNNNNNNNNNNNNNNNNNNNNNNNNNNNNNNNNNNNNNNNNNNNNNNNNNNNNNNNNNNNNNNNNNNNNNNNNNNNNNNNNNNNNNNNNNNNNNNNNNNNNNNNNNNNNNNNNNNNNNNNNNNNNNNNNNNNNNNNNNNNNNNNNNNNNNNNNNNNNNNNNNNNNNNNNNNNNNNNNNNNNNNNNNNNNNNGTCTTATCCAGCGAATTATACATCACATTTAGTTGTAAAAGAGTTCCAATTCCTTAACATTATAAAAAAGGAACATCAGTAAAATTTCAACAGAACAATTTTGTTACtgcacactgctgagtcccGTAGAATAACGTGATGTCTATCCAGTGTTTTCCGGTGTTCAATGGTTGTCAAACGAAATTCAGTTCGTGATTTGGGATCTATGGAAACACTTTATTCTCCACAAATCcgtataatgataatttatgaACACTTTATTTAACGCACAAATAAGTACTGTGAGCACTCAATGCTTCCTATTCGCTATGAATTGTTTCATATACTTCGTGGTATACTGCTTGTTCGCGAACTAGTTATGTTACTAACCGGCTAAACAATTTGAATCAGATAAAGTATGGTTAGGAATTGATACTTATTTAGGGAAAGCCGAATATTGCAACCACAATGTCACCCCTTCATATATAATTATCACAGCTTCACATGATATCGCTTAAATGTGAATTGATGAACATTAATTTTggtattatttatatttttaaccaTACGTATAAGGATATATATGGCGAAACTTTGTAAAGAATACACGAACGAAATACAGAACATTGGAAAAAAGTGCAACAGGTTGGACAAGAAATAGTTCAGGGCTCATCAAAAATATCATAGAAtaatatgcatatatgtgcaAATATGTTGCAACATCCGTTGCATAATaaccatatttatttaaaaaaaaccgaAACTCTTACCATCATCAGCGTTCTCTTCAGTTATACTATTGCCTTGTGACTTTGAACTAAATGGATTTGTGTTTGCCAATGTTGCAGATACCGTTCGTAACTTTGACGTAATATTCGATAAGCGCATTGTTGACTTTGTCCCATCATATAAGGATTTTGACCTTAAAACGTTTTCAacaataatttcattttcttaCCTACATAAAAACGCCTGAGCGCTATTAAAACTTGCTTTTTCACGGAAACTCATCCTCATCTACATTTTAAACTGTTTGAACAGTGCGGGTTAGATTTTGGCAATAGTGACCTTGAAAGTAGAGCAGATAATGAAACAGTTTCATACAAAGTATCCGCAGGTGATTTATCTGCAATAACTTTTTATTCGGCACGTGTAAGCAGAACTGGTTATTGCTACATCCTGTACAAGTTTAACGTATATAAGTTAGATTTTAGTGGAAAGAATTCTCAAGGAATTGTGGTTGTTCCAACATAGAGGACAGATGAACTACAGACGGAACTTTGTTTTATATCACGACTAACCTTTAAATGTTCTTTTAGTTAATTTACCACACTATACCTCCAGTAAATTACGAATCGAGCTTCATCACGTGTGATGATGTCAACCATAAGATTTTTATTCTATGTCATAGCTCTCTTATAGACAATTCACAATTCATTCCTGATTGTATCCAAATAATTGATAGATGTTTTAGGTTATTATGTGTCAACTAATTGTTATCTGGTAGTAGGAACCTTAACACACATATAGTTCTAGTGTGAAtcatttttctggttagcgtttattTTTAGCGAGCTAGTTTTCTACGGCACAGGGTCGCTAGCCCCATGCataactctcctcctttacacgggcttgagaccggcagtgaCTTTAGTAGAGCTACAGACGGTAGACTCTGCATccataggtctcaacatacacaaatgaGAAAGCGAGATTCCCAAATAatacacggagaacaccaaccaacctagtcacacttgatggagaaactctggaagaggtggaaacattcacgtacctggtcagcatcattgatgaacaagaaggatctgatgcagatgtaaaggcgaggattggcaaactAAGGGCAGTAATTCTAcacttgaagaacatatggaactcaaaaacactctcaactaacttcaaagtgagaatcatcaatacgatcgtcaacacagtcagttcaactgtacggagctgaaacgagGAGAACTAATAAATCCATCTTCATAAAGGtaaaagtatttacaaacagttgtttacgcaaaatactcaacattcactggctggatagtatcagcaacagcgttttataggagaggacaaaccagaaaattatgaaaagacgttggaagtggatagtacatgcgttgaggaaatcaccaaactgcatcacgagacaagctcTAACTTTTAATCTGGGAGGGAAGCGAAAAAtagaaaggccaaagaacacactactccgggaaatagaagcagatgtgAAAACGATGAATGTTAACCGGAAAGAACTGgcaaggattgcccaggacagggttggatggtgAGTGTTGGTGTGCGGCATATGCTCGTCcgtgaggggtaacaggcgtaagtaagtaagtacgttcGAGTCTGGTTGTTTGATCATCACATGATTCGCCGTCGACTTAATGTGACTTTAAGTGAACGGCTACGCCTTCTGGGTTCTACCTTAGAGTATTAAGATGTTTGCTGAAACGAATAAGTTGTTTGAACATAGAAGCATAACAGTCAAATACTACGGTCCTGCTGCTCCTAAGAAGacaatgaatattttaatgagTTTTTTATGAATTTAGAGCTCTGTAGTATGAACTGACATGATGGAAATGATAAACAATATTTCAAGCAGAGACGGATTTTGTCCACAAGTGGAATTGAAGTCATCTTCGCAGGATGTAGACATGCTAAATGAAATTGAGCAATGGCAGTCCCAAACGTCGATGAGATGATAGAAAAACAATCTATATGAACTGAGATCATTCGTAAGTCTCGATTTCTGCTCCATCAACAATCTTTGTGCCTGAAACTTTTGTAAAGTGATATGGATAATATATCATGAATGTCATCCAAACTTTTAAAATCTAAACTTTAAAAATCTATATATACTGGCTGTGGGTTGGTAGAACAATAGTCTGATTAGGCGTTCGTACATTTATTTTTGTTGCCTTAATAATAGACGTGATCTCAAATTTGTGGATTTGGCACGACGTGAATACCCAATCTATATTACGTGGAAATTAGACCATAGTCTACAATGAATCGTCCTACCGTGATGGTCAGCAAAATGACGTCCAGCACTTCTCAAGAGCACATTCAGGCTAGGAAGAGAGCATTATATCCGATCCACAAAGAGTGAATATGTTTGCATAGCTGAGTCCAGACATCTCGATTGCCATTCCTGCGTTCACCATTTTTTACCTTCTTTAAGTGTCAAACATCGAGTGTAAATCTCCACAGTAATTATATGTTCAGCTTCAAATATGGTGCCATTAAGAACCAATATCACTACAGGTAATATAGCATACTATTTTTACTCTTTGCTTAGCATCATACACTCATAAGTCTGTTTGGAGCTTCTTTGTTCGTCTTCTATCATTATAATACGAAGTTTATTTCATCTAGAATATGCGATCAGTCATTGTTAGTTGATACGCTTCATCCATCCACATAGAAATGATCAGTTAATTATACTGGTTAGTCATGGTTGAAGCAGATCCCCAGTAGACCAGATTCTTACCGATTTTCATTCAGCCAAGATTTACAAGGATCTCGAGTTCCATGATTGTATGATAGAAATGGACTCCAACAAAAAATGACGCCTCCAGAAACGAAGTTGGCTTTCAAAGTCAATCTCACTGTCaagaaattatgaaaatacttattttctggatttatttaccactgcAGTTCACTATGCTTTAGTAGGAGAGTGAGAACCATAATGTGAGACGAACCAGGTGCTTGAACCTGGTGGGTGTGCTGTTTGTAACCACTCTTCTGACAGTTTGCTACGTCCAGCAGTGTCTTGTGGTCTTTTCCGACTCTGAAGAGCAACAGAGTGCATAAAAAAGAATTGGAAAATGTACGATGAAACGTTGAGTTTATCATATAAGCCTTCACTTTCCCGTCTTCTCCAGTTGTCCTGGAgtggaataaaatgaaaatgttagagCATGTCGAAATACGCCTGTACTTATGCAAGCAATCAAAACGTGCTATAAAACTCGTATATATGCGTAAATATGCCAGAATAGAGCAAAAAACGTACGTGTGGACATTCTAGAGATGTTATTGTGCCGTTTCATCCTACAGAGAAACTGTGCTACGAAATATGATACATTTAAAACGGAAAATATTGAACACTTGAAAAATGCCACAGGAATTGTAGTATGACAAAACTTTACCAgcaacacctataattgaattGCGCCCACCCATTGAGATCAAAAGCCAGAAGCCAGGAgtttcgaagatatatttgacggattatcaatatatcgcggagtgattgatctaaacttgctagtgatcgcaggagaagttgagcacagcATTCTAACtcatgatctggtgcggatgcatgctTCATCTAGGTaggtccattaaaactaatgtggtcattattgaatgtcgaacacttacagagctattgatttcggggatttatttaccgctaaaACCTACATGTGACTTAAAAATTGACTACTGTTAGACCCATTTTGaaggtgaaaatccctccatgtgtACATTTGCAATTTCTTTTctatggtttctttatttgtatatattgttaacttttttgatgccaattgagactgtaacgtttaattttctcaGTTTTCCTATCGTTTTCATTGAGTTTCTGTGTTTCTTATTGAACtgtatttaatttgttttaattgttaatattctggcggctgccatattgactgttcGCTCTTTGATGGTGCGGTTTGATTTTTGACTGGAATCGTGCATTTCGTTTGTAAATAAGAGCACTTTTCTCGAATTTAAAATACTTTGCGTTAtagaacagccgctcaaacggaatcttacttgatctgtccagaaaggatagaataacacttacttgTGTTCGGTAAATTTTCATacatttcttaccactttgctattcattgtaatttagattgattattttgggatcaattgttggttgaataactgtgtggtaatatttgtttaggtaaatttatatatttgtatatatgatgaattttagaaccgttattactcCAATcatcttgttctgatttcgattgtgAAACGCGTTACTAAACTTTTACTCTAGTTATTCAACCAAagccagacctattggaatttaggtttggatcttacaactACCATCAAAATATGTTTATAATTTTCTTGTTTCTTTATTGTGAATGATAGTATTAACTAAGTAAAATCTATTCACTTATTTAGTGAACTTTGAAACTGAGAACAGGAAACGCAGCTATTGAGTCTTTCAGTGGAATTTCAGCGCTAACACTGTTAAATGTACCTGTCTGTACACTATAAACACAAGAGAGAACTGGAGTTCCATGTAGTGCAGATGTTAACGAGATACAATTTCTGACAATGAGAGAGGTTTGAGTTATCACTCTTCCATAAACATGCCAGTTAATAGGTGAACAAAATGTAAGACACAAAAGGCATTCTTCAACACAATGTAAAGGGTAAAGGCTGGGTTGATGATTTCGATGAGTTTATAGTTGTATTGGTCATAACCACAAAATCCTCAAAGATGAACGTGAAATAACTGAGAAAATggatattcaacatttaacacGAAGAGAAGACCAACAATTGTGGGTATATTCAGTTCAATCGGATGGCATGGCTGAGCCTTGCAAACATAGTCATTCTGTATAACTCGTCAACTTTATTTGTTTCGCCTTCAAACCTTGAAAACCGTCATCCTTGTTAAGTAGCATACAATCTTTGTTATAAAGTTCACAACTTACGTAGCGTATATAAATTACATTAGCTACTTAGGTCTGAGAACCGGTGAGTtgcgtttttttatttttaagtgaTTAGCAACCAAAATAGTTTACATATAAGCGGAGGTTTTGCGAAAAAAGCCTTTTTTCATTGAATGCTCTTGAACTCAGCATTTACTGAACAGAACACAAATGAACTCTTAGGCAGCGGACTATATTGGTCAGAAAATGAAACGACAACTATTTGCTAGAGACAAACTTATAGTTGGCGTGGTATGAGCATCATAACAAAGACTGTCTAGCTGACTTTGAGAAGTGTACTACGATATAAAATGTTGCATTAAGTTAAACGGATGATCCATTTAGTTAGTTTGAATGGAAAAGGTTACTATATGCATGAATAGATAATTCAGTGCTATTGTAACAGAGTCGTATTGAAAAAAACAAGGTATGGGCCATTGAGATATACCCTTATTTCCCTCCCATAGCTAACGTGCTAATTATGTTACTAACACCAAATAAAACAGGTTCCATTCAGGCACTTAGACAAAGTGGTATCGAAATAAACTGCTTTATATCATCCCAACATTTCTCCTACGCTTTTTCAACATATACCATTTTTTGCAAAGGGTGTGTTCAAGATTAaatctaaaaataaaataacgCATAACTAACCTTACAACAGTTGTAAGTAATGGAATAAATGTCTACTCAACAACCATTTGAAGTTCCGGTCATTTGTACAGAACAATGCTCCCCCGGTAACAAACAGACTATAATAAGTTTATGAAGCAATAATAATTTCGCGAAACGatgatttcattaaataattcTGCTGAGACTCAGCTCTAATCACAAACTGCATGAACAGCCAGAAATGTCAAGGTGATAATATTGAAGTTGAGGAATGAAGCCTTGATGAGGATAAACGAAGAATGTGTCAGTCAACTGCTTCCATGATACTGTTTGTATCCAGTCATAAACCAGGGTAGAAACGAGGCCTTCATATAAACGCAAGTCTAAGTAACTGAGAATATTAATTGAAAGATTTAACTTTCAATGACTacaatttacatgctttaaaacAGAGTACGGACATGCAATATTGTCAATCCTGTATTTGATACCTTTGTTGTCACCGACGACAGTGCAGCCGGAAATATATAATTACCTGGCCACACAGGATTGAACTAGTTCAGAACAAGTTGCATTAAGTAACAGGATCCATCAATGCAAATAACTCAATCGAAGAGGATGAAATACTGGAGCAAATGACACCAGCTAATTCAAGTTAATGAACAATTCAATGAAGTTCAAATCATTTCTAGTTATATTCCTGGAAACTGTTAAATAACGATCTCAGTCAACTACAATGAACTGAATTCTTCAAGAGCAACTAACTACTGCCCGACAAGATTTGAATACAACAAAACGTCGGAAGTCATCAATAGTACGTGTGAAATAAACCTCGGCAAACAGGCGTCTATTTTGTTAGAGATGGTCTGTTTCCTCCTTTGTGAAATGCTTATTTTGGAAAAACGTTATACGTTATACTTTTTAGGATTAGATTTCTAGGGATCTGAACAAAAAGGACTAAAGAGACCAAGTGTATTCAGTTAGAGCGAACTACTTCCTCCTAGTGTCTATAGTATTTTTGAGTCCATCGCACTAAATATTAATAAGACACAAACTTTGTACTTGATTTGGTTGGTTCTAATGTAACAAAACTAAATCATATCAGATGTACAAAATACTTCAAAAATAACAACTAAACAATCAAAGGTTTTTTTCAGAACAAAACAGTCTACCAGACACGAAAATgagtgataaataaataaacgttcCACATCTGACAACCATTACGAGTATTCCTATCGAAACGGGACCAAATATACGAATACAACGATTAGAGGCCGTCTTCAGCTGGCAGGCAAGTGTTCGAAATAGTCAGCCACTCCACGCTGCAACCTTGAATTTGCTGTAACGCAGCATCCATATGACACGCCATCTTCACAGTGTACAATCCAGTTTTGTTGTTTATACAGCAATATTTTGTTATCCTGCTTCTGCATTAAGGCTTTCGTTATAACTCGTCAAAGATAGGCAAACGAGTTGAACGCAATAAACAGCGCAACATTTGTAAAAATTTCATCTTATCTGTAAATTCCCGTGTTTCATGTAATCTATGGTTATTGAGAAAccagtactattattattatattacataAATGTTTATCGCAAAATATAACATCAGTACAACAAAACTCTGAAGGTAAAAAATCAGACAACAAGATTGAGTTCATACAAATGCATTTACGACTACAAAAAGAAAACGATGCATAAAAATGGGGAATAATAAAACATGAGATTGATAAAGCTTGATATAAAATATGCTTAAAGGAAGGACTTCACTGTGAAGTAAAATATATCACAATAAATATCACAGCTACAACAGTGAACAACATTGATTAATAAAGGaaagttttattatttcatatctGGGTTTTCGGAACATTGATTTGGGGAGAAATTGATTCACTTTTGGTGCCTGTGGTTTCAAGTGGTAGAATAGGAGAACTGATTGATATTGGATTTGAAACAACTGATTTAAAAGCATCTGAGAATTTCCAAACAAAATTTGACGGCGAAGATGAACGGAATGTCGAGTTGAAATCACCTAGTAATTAGAGGAAACAAACTTAGTTGATCATGTGAGGAACCAATATCACGATGAAAGTGTATGATAAGGAAATCCTAACTATATGTATAGGAAATTAACGCAATATGTGAACAGGTAGACATAAGGATAGGTGTCTGAAGACATTTTCCCCTAAAATAACAAAACGTGTATTTTTTACATTTGTTTTGGTTTTTGATAATAGCAAATTAGAGAAGCTGTCAAACTTCGATAGTATTGAAAACCAACTTTTAAAGGTTATTATCATGACACAATGGATAATGTTTGAACAGCACAGCTACATAGGGgagaaatgaaatattaaacgAACATACAGTACTTGTATGCTCAAAGACA
Encoded proteins:
- a CDS encoding nucleolar protein c7b, putative, with protein sequence MSFREKASFNSAQAFLCRSKSLYDGTKSTMRLSNITSKLRTVSATLANTNPFSSKSQGNSITEENADDGKSFGFF